From the genome of Ovis aries strain OAR_USU_Benz2616 breed Rambouillet chromosome 5, ARS-UI_Ramb_v3.0, whole genome shotgun sequence:
TATAGATTTCATGAAATATAAATTGATTAGTACTTGATTTCAAGGAAACTTGTTTTGACATCTCAGAACAAAGTAggctaagaaagaaaagaagcttcTCACCACAAGATGATCGGCTGCAACACTTTAGAGGCAAAACATTAGGATTTAAATATGAAAGATAAGTCATTCCTTAATTGtaaacaatatttattaataatggaATTATATAAAGGatgaattttcattaattttctatGAATGTATTTTGattatgatatttgcttttgatGTGACTTGCATCTGTATAGGTCAGTAAAACATACTTATCCTAATACTGTCATGGTAAACTTTTTTACAACTGTAAGAATTCTGGAAAACACTTGAGCCAAAATGTTTgtactttcaatttttaaaaaaaatatttattttttaattgaaggataactgctttacagaattgcaTTAGCTTCTGCCagacatcagtatgaatcagctacaggtatatctatatatcccctccctcttgaatctccctcccacctacctccccaccctatccctctaggttgttacggAGCCTCTgtttaaatcaaaagctaaaatttattttttttccaaaaatgataAACCAGTTCTTTatttaagaacttaaaaattttaaataatcatagtctgacaaaaataatctaaaatagcTTAATGTTTTAAACTTGACTTAATCTTGTTTCTATCTTTAGGAAAAATTGTATGAATTTCCCATGGAAAATTATAATCAAACATCCACTGATTTCATCTTACTAGGGCTGTTCCCTTCCTCAAGAATTggcctgtttctttttattctcattgTTCTCATTTTCCTAATGGCTCTATTTGGTAACCTCTCCATGATCCTTCTCATCTTTCTGGACACCCATCTCCATACACCAATGTATTTTCTACTCAGTCAGCTCTCCCTCATGGACCTGACCTACATCTCCACCATTGTGCCCAAAATGGCCTACAATTTTCTGTATGGGAAAACATCTATCTCTTTCATTGGGTGTGGGATTCAGAGCTTTTTCTTCTTGACTATAGCAGGTGCAGAAGGATTGCTTTTGGCCTCTATGGCTTATGACCGGTATGTGGCCATTTGCTTTCCTCTTCACTATCCCATCCAAATCACCAGGCGAGTGTGCGTGTTGCTGATAATAGGATCTTGGATAATGGGCTCTATCAACTCCTGTGCCCACACCACGTATGCCCTCCATATCCCTTATTGCAGATCCAGGGCCATCaatcatttcttctgtgatgtcCCAGCCATGTTGACTCTGGCCTGCATGGACACCTGGGTCTATGAGTACACCGTGTTTGTGAGCACTACAGTTTTCCTTTTGTTGCCTTTCATCGGTATTGCACTTTCCTATGGTCGTGTTCTCCATGCTGTCTATCGCATGAACTcagcagaagggaagaaaaaggccTATTCAACTTGCAGCACCCACCTCACAGTGGTGACTTTTTACTATGCACCCTTTGTTTACACTTATCTACGCCCAAGATCCCTTCGATCTCCGACAGAAGACAAGGTTCTGGCTGTCTTCTACACCATCCTGACCCCAGTGTTCAATCCTATTATCTATAGCTTAAGAAATAAGGAAGTGATGGGGGCCTCGAGAAGAGTAATTCAGAGAATCTGCTTTGTGAAAATGTAGACATTTTTGCATGAGTATCAAGAGTTGCATGTAAATACATTCATCAGTatatgttaattaaaatattatcttatCTTTAAATGCAAGGCCTATAATTAATCTAGAGGAGCAGACTATCACTCATTGGCCTGGAAAAATATTATCATGTATTTAGattatttataatgtttttaCCATAAGTTTTAAGTGCTTTTATTTATTGCtaaaataaagttaatattatgatatagtaatgaaaatgaaaactgcctAGTTAAAGTTGTCATTTAGCTAATAATTATCCAATTGTTAGCTAACAATTTTATGATATGCCTAAAACATGTTTTTTGAATGCCTGgataaaattaaaagtcaaaagaCTTCTTATTCTTCTCATAGTAGAATAATAATTACAAATAccagttattatttatttctacatCAGCAAACTTCATTTCAGAGATTAGCTAGGCTTTACCAAGGATTCTTAATTTCTTATATCACTGTGAAAGGAAAATGACaagtttatctttcttttaaagtGATGCATCCTTGGGAAGTGATTTACTATCAGGTATACCTGGGGATCCTCAATAAGGACCTGAAGGTGCCAACAGAGATCAAGGAATTTGTTGTTAATTATAGGACTAGTTTGTCAGTGTTTAGTCTAGCCTAGTGGATATTAGACATATCAAGGATATTCTTACCAGCATCTACAAAACTCAGAACATACTTAGTCTACATTCTAAAACAGTAATAACAACTTCTGTTTTAAATAGTGTCTCTCAAATGAGAATTTGTTCTCCTTTCACTGGATTCCCTATTTCTACTGAAACAGGTTGGGAAAGCCAACTTTTATGAACCAATTATAGCCATTAATAGTATGGCTTAAACACTTTACTAAACAAGTCTGGCTCgttcatacaaaaaaaaatccatcagctCAAGTGAT
Proteins encoded in this window:
- the LOC101110587 gene encoding olfactory receptor 2L2-like yields the protein MENYNQTSTDFILLGLFPSSRIGLFLFILIVLIFLMALFGNLSMILLIFLDTHLHTPMYFLLSQLSLMDLTYISTIVPKMAYNFLYGKTSISFIGCGIQSFFFLTIAGAEGLLLASMAYDRYVAICFPLHYPIQITRRVCVLLIIGSWIMGSINSCAHTTYALHIPYCRSRAINHFFCDVPAMLTLACMDTWVYEYTVFVSTTVFLLLPFIGIALSYGRVLHAVYRMNSAEGKKKAYSTCSTHLTVVTFYYAPFVYTYLRPRSLRSPTEDKVLAVFYTILTPVFNPIIYSLRNKEVMGASRRVIQRICFVKM